One stretch of Celeribacter baekdonensis DNA includes these proteins:
- a CDS encoding DUF6878 family protein, with protein MSPGFENNEGGYGELTWALEVDKIGVSHSNRYIETDTTEHEGL; from the coding sequence CTGAGCCCCGGTTTCGAGAACAACGAAGGCGGCTATGGCGAACTGACCTGGGCGCTCGAGGTGGACAAGATCGGTGTCAGCCACTCGAACCGCTATATCGAGACCGACACCACCGAACACGAGGGGCTCTGA
- a CDS encoding DUF6878 family protein, whose amino-acid sequence MTQVNDFYTQMLESQRRAAEQRVETRAALLTELRALGVRSIKVQYEGYGDSGNVEDVVVSPDTITLTEELRHRSKTSAGTSPMR is encoded by the coding sequence ATGACACAAGTGAATGATTTCTACACGCAGATGCTCGAATCTCAGAGACGGGCTGCCGAACAGCGGGTCGAGACCCGCGCGGCGCTCCTTACCGAGCTGCGCGCCCTCGGTGTGAGGAGCATCAAGGTGCAATACGAAGGCTACGGCGACTCCGGCAATGTCGAGGATGTCGTCGTGAGCCCTGACACGATCACCCTGACAGAAGAGTTGCGGCACCGGTCGAAGACTTCGGCTGGGACTTCGCCTATGCGCTGA
- a CDS encoding DUF6915 family protein produces MAHPLHHAESSARKFGGVPEDYQHVHDWFDSSKEHLAIFTHRAHRHHALGIFEAERLFGRSLTNSAGRVVPIRWIGEQHVREDCQGRIPSLADWLGRIQPEPWMANGRIDNDPTQIGSDPRAAWIEAVANHQTILGFEDWLLKVSVEHTQHRQNRAAA; encoded by the coding sequence ATGGCGCATCCCCTCCACCACGCCGAAAGCTCTGCCCGCAAGTTCGGCGGCGTGCCTGAAGATTATCAGCATGTGCATGACTGGTTTGACTCATCCAAAGAGCACCTCGCGATCTTTACGCATCGTGCACACCGGCACCACGCGCTCGGGATCTTCGAGGCCGAACGACTGTTTGGGCGCAGCCTGACCAACAGCGCTGGCCGGGTCGTCCCGATCCGCTGGATTGGTGAGCAGCATGTGCGCGAAGACTGTCAGGGCCGTATTCCATCGCTGGCGGATTGGCTCGGACGCATTCAGCCGGAACCATGGATGGCCAATGGCCGGATCGACAACGATCCAACGCAGATCGGCAGCGATCCGCGCGCGGCCTGGATCGAAGCAGTCGCCAATCACCAGACCATTCTCGGCTTTGAGGATTGGCTGCTGAAGGTCTCGGTTGAGCACACCCAGCATCGCCAGAACCGCGCCGCCGCCTGA